From the Limanda limanda chromosome 2, fLimLim1.1, whole genome shotgun sequence genome, one window contains:
- the pglyrp2 gene encoding N-acetylmuramoyl-L-alanine amidase, whose product MTFSGLSVLVLASFGFFSVSRSVGVHLRNMDSFIRAVQQVEDSDPGLSPLALVRALRRTAGHDDAMTIHFLGSSNNLSDAEVLDTAILNASSFSFFDKAIHHIVTDYGEERGVVLAPDGTTVALAPLLLGIESGLKAKIEGKPATGIFPLTLARTLGLSFVSLQDFPTRYRMGPSGCWDNVEHPQVFQLSRLPTLATDAMINGGMDGTVLGMDLSNQSESEKPQALSEILKGYYSFTLQEGQGLDAVTRNISPRRREISRSLLEPLDLHSQVMETLALVWKLEKTEWIAWDTGVGQAVRDGLQAFVHIFWDCPQIISRCQWGANSYQDTPTPLSLPLHFLYVHHTYEPSSPCLSFPQCSRNMRAMQRFHQEDRGWTDIGYNFVVGSDGYVYEGRGWTYLGTHTRGHNSLGYGVSIIGNYTATLPSRHAMDLLRHRLVRCAVNGGGLSANFTIHGHRQVVNTACPGDAFFSEIRSWEHFRV is encoded by the exons ATGACTTTTTCTGGTCTATCAGTTCTTGTTCTTGCTTCATTCGGCTTCTTTTCTGTCAGCAGGTCGGTAG GTGTCCACCTACGGAACATGGACAGTTTCATTCGTGCTGTGCAGCAGGTTGAGGACTCCGACCCTGGCCTGTCCCCTTTGGCTTTGGTCAGGGCCCTGCGGAGGACAGCTGGCCATGATGATGCAATGACCATCCATTTTCTGGGTTCGTCAAATAATCTCAGTGATGCTGAGGTTCTGGACACAGCCATTCTTAACGCCTCGTCTTTCAGCTTTTTTGACAAGGCCATCCACCACATTGTGACGGACTATGGAGAGGAACGTGGGGTGGTTCTAGCTCCAGACGGCACCACAGTCGCCCTTGCTCCGTTACTGCTGGGAATCGAATCAGGACTGAAAGCAAAGATTGAGGGGAAGCCAGCCACCGGCATCTTCCCTCTTACCTTGGCCAGGACACTTGGTCTGTCCTTTGTCAGCCTCCAGGACTTTCCGACACGTTATCGCATGGGGCCGAGTGGGTGCTGGGACAACGTGGAGCACCCTCAGGTGTTCCAGCTGTCTCGGCTTCCCACTCTGGCCACTGATGCTATGATTAATGGTGGCATGGATGGAACTGTACTGGGCATGGACCTCAGCAATCAGAGTGAATCTGAAAAGCCGCAGGCCCTCAGTGAGATCTTGAAAGGATACTATAGTTTTACTTTGCAGGAGGGGCAGGGCCTTGATGCTGTGACCAGGAACATTAGCCCGAGGCGACGGGAGATATCTAGATCCCTTCTGGAGCCACTTGATCTACACAGCCAGGTGATGGAGACACTGGCATTGGTCTGGAAGCTGGAGAAGACGGAATGGATTGCTTGGGACACTGGAGTGGGGCAGGCAGTGAGGGATGGGTTGCAGGCATTTGTTCACATATTCTGGG actGCCCTCAAATCATCTCCCGTTGTCAGTGGGGGGCAAACTCTTACCAGGATACCCCCACCCCACTGTCTTTGCCCCTCCACTTCCTGTATGTGCACCACACCTATGAGCCATCCTCACCCTGTCTGTCCTTCCCACAGTGCTCTCGTAACATGAGAGCCATGCAGAGGTTCCACCAGGAGGACCGCGGCTGGACCGACATAGGATACAA CTTTGTGGTGGGCTCTGACGGCTACGTCTATGAAGGCAGAGGCTGGACATACCTTGGTACTCACACCAGGGGCCACAATAGCCTCGGGTATGGGGTGTCAATCATTGGTAACTACACTGCCACCCTTCCCTCTCGTCACGCCATGGACCTGTTGCGCCATCGTCTGGTCCGTTGTGCAGTAAATGGAGGAGGACTGTCTGCCAACTTCACCATCCATGGCCATAGGCAGGTGGTGAACACCGCCTGTCCTGGCGATGCCTTCTTCTCTGAAATAAGAAGCTGGGAACACTTCAGGGTCTGA
- the LOC133024399 gene encoding lysozyme g-like, with translation MSYGNIGSVETSGASWQTAQGDKLGYSGVAASHTMAEIDMGRMSQYKSKIIKVGQKQGVDPALIAAIISRASRAGNALKDGWGDYKNTWGLMQVDVNPNGGGHKKEGGWDSEKHLNQATGILVHFIIRIKNKFPDWSKEQQLKGGIAAYSTGDGNVHSYSGVDELTTGGDYSNDVTARAQWYKNNGY, from the exons ATGA GTTATGGAAACATAGGATCGGTTGAGACCAGTGGAGCTTCATGGCAAACTGCTCAGGGGGACAAGCTGGGATACTCAG GTGTAGCTGCATCACACACAATGGCAGAGATAGACATGGGCAGAATGAGTCAGTACAAGTCCAAAATCATTAAAGTGGGACAGAAACAAGGAGTCGACCCGGCTCTCATTGCTGCCATCATCTCGAGAGCTTCCAGGGCCGGAAACGCACTGAAAGACGGCTGGGGAGACTATAAAAACACCTGGGGACTAATGCAG GTTGATGTTAATCCCAATGGAGGTGGACACAAGAAAGAAGGTGGATGGGACAGTGAGAAACACCTCAACCAAGCCACTGGGATCTTGGTTCATTTTATTATCCGAATCAAGAATAAGTTTCCTGACTGGAgcaaagagcagcagctgaaag GAGGAATAGCAGCCTACAGCACGGGGGATGGGAATGTGCATTCCTATTCTGGAGTGGATGAACTAACAACCGGTGGAGACTACTCCAATGACGTCACAGCCAGAGCTCAGTGGTACAAAAACAATGGGTACTGA